Sequence from the Actinocatenispora sera genome:
CGGTCACCGACAGGTCGTTGCCGTACGGGTCGGTCTGCCCCCGGTGGTCGCGCAGCGGCGCGAGCCCGGCGGCGCCGATCGCCACGTCGGTCTGGCCGTTGCGCCAGGTGCGGCCCATCGTGTCGGTGACCACGACCGCGACCCGGATGCCGAGCCGGGCGCCCAGTTCGGCCCGCAACGCGCGGGCGGACGCGTCCGGGTCGACCGGCAGCAGCACCAGCTGCGAGGTGTCCACATTGGATGCATCGACGCCCGCGGCGGCGAGCACCAGCCCGTGCCGGGTCTGCACGATCCGGGTCCGGCCGCGGGTGGCGACCACGCGCACCGTCTCGGCCGTCACCGCCTCCTGCCGGGCGGCCTCCCGGCCTTCGGGGTCCGCCGGCGCCGGCACCAGCCGGCCCTCCGCCTTGCTGACGATCTTGCTGGTGACCACCAGGATGTCGTCGTCCCGCAGGCCCGCACCGAGCTTCGCGATCATCGCGCCCAGGTCGTCGCCGGGGGTGACCTCCCCGATCCCGGCCAGCGGCAGAACCTCGATCCGCGTCGCCGCCCCGGCCCGCTCCGTTCCACCCGAGTTCGCCGCGCCGGTCGGCTCCGTTCCACCCGGGGTCGCCGCGCCGGTCGGCTCCGTTCCACCCGGGGTCGCCGGGCCGGGCCGCGGGCTCGGGCCGGCCGGTGCGGCCGGCTCAGCCACGGGCCAGACCGATCGCGTCGGTGACGATGGCGGCGGTCTCCGCCTCGTCGGTCATCAGCAGCGGGCGGGCCAGCACCCGTACCCCCGGTACCGTCGTCGCGGCGTCGACCGGGTCGACCAGCCAGCCGGACAGCAGCCCGCCGTCGCCGGCCGCGCCGAACATCCGGCCCACCCCGGCGGCGCTGACCTCGACCCCGATCGCGGTCAGGCACTTGTCGGCCATGCCGCGCACCGGCGCGCCGCCGATGATCGGCGCGATCCCGGCGACCGGCGCGGTGCCGGCGACCAGGGCGTCGCGCAGCCCCGGTACCGCCAGGATCGGGCCGATGCTGACCACCGGATTGCTCGGCGCGAGCAGCACCACGTCGGCGGCGGCGAGCGCGTCGAGTACCCCGGCGGCCGGCTTGGCCTGGTCGGCGTCGACGAACACGAACCGCTGCGCCGGCGGCTCGGCGTGGTAGCGCACCCACCACTCCTGGAAGTGCAGTGCGCGCGGTGCGGCCTCGCCGTCGACGGTGGCGACCACGTGGGTCTCCATCCGGTCGTCGGTGGCCGGCAACAGCCGGATGCCGGGCTGCCAGCGGGCGCACAGTGCCTCGGTGACCGCCGACAGCGGGTAGCCGGCGGCGAGCATCCGGGTGCGAACCAGGTGGGTGGCGAGGTCCCGGTCGCCGAGCCCGAACCAGGTCGGCTCGGCACCGTAGGCGGCGAGCTCGTCCCGGACCGCCCAGGTCTCGCCGGCCCGGCCCCAGCCGCGTTCCGGGTCCGCGCCACCGCCCAGCGCGTACATCACGCTGTCCAGGTCGGGGCAGATCCGGACGCCGTGCAGGGTGACGTCGTCGCCGGTGTTGACGATCGCGGTGACCTCGTGGCCGCCGGCCGCGGCGAAGGCACGCACCCCCGCCAGGAACCGGGCGCCACCGATGCCACCCGCGAGTACCACGATGCGCATGCCGACAATCCTCCCGCA
This genomic interval carries:
- the cofD gene encoding 2-phospho-L-lactate transferase, with the protein product MRIVVLAGGIGGARFLAGVRAFAAAGGHEVTAIVNTGDDVTLHGVRICPDLDSVMYALGGGADPERGWGRAGETWAVRDELAAYGAEPTWFGLGDRDLATHLVRTRMLAAGYPLSAVTEALCARWQPGIRLLPATDDRMETHVVATVDGEAAPRALHFQEWWVRYHAEPPAQRFVFVDADQAKPAAGVLDALAAADVVLLAPSNPVVSIGPILAVPGLRDALVAGTAPVAGIAPIIGGAPVRGMADKCLTAIGVEVSAAGVGRMFGAAGDGGLLSGWLVDPVDAATTVPGVRVLARPLLMTDEAETAAIVTDAIGLARG